Proteins co-encoded in one Diaminobutyricimonas sp. LJ205 genomic window:
- a CDS encoding APC family permease: MQLQRHLGTGHAIAIGLASMMGAGVFFVWAPAAEVAGNGLLIGLVLAGVIATLNALSSAQLAMRHPVSGGTYAYGRAELGPWWGFAAGWLFLAGKTASAGAIALIAGSYLWPEYARAVAVAAIVLFATLNAAGIRSTARVSTVIVTIVLAGLAFIVVSVLGQGSVPTPALPDLDAGWYGVLQSAGLIFFAFAGYARMATLGEEVRDPRRTLPRAIIGALAIALVVYGIVGWLSLSVLGAEQLAASDSPLADLVGSGWEVPVRLLAALACLGSLMGILAGLSRTSLAMAGQRDLPGPLARVSQRTHAPIVAEVTVAVIAIVGVIVLEPARLVAFSSCAVLVYYAIAHLSALRQTEGAWLPRAVQVAGIIGCFVLAFTLPWQAIVGAAGVLLLGVVARALSLRARSPRS, encoded by the coding sequence GTGCAACTTCAGCGTCACCTCGGTACCGGCCACGCGATCGCCATCGGGCTCGCCTCGATGATGGGAGCCGGCGTCTTCTTCGTCTGGGCTCCGGCGGCGGAGGTCGCAGGCAACGGCCTGCTGATCGGGCTCGTCCTCGCCGGCGTTATCGCCACGCTGAACGCACTCAGCTCAGCACAGCTGGCGATGCGGCATCCGGTCTCCGGCGGCACCTACGCCTATGGCCGCGCCGAACTCGGGCCGTGGTGGGGCTTCGCCGCCGGCTGGCTGTTCCTGGCAGGAAAGACCGCGTCGGCCGGAGCGATCGCGCTGATCGCCGGCAGCTACCTCTGGCCGGAGTACGCCAGGGCGGTCGCGGTGGCCGCGATCGTGCTGTTCGCCACCCTGAACGCGGCCGGCATCCGCAGCACCGCCCGGGTGAGCACCGTCATCGTCACGATCGTGCTGGCCGGCCTGGCGTTCATCGTGGTGAGCGTTCTCGGGCAGGGCTCGGTTCCGACCCCGGCCCTGCCGGACCTGGATGCCGGCTGGTACGGCGTACTGCAGTCGGCAGGCCTGATCTTCTTCGCCTTCGCCGGGTACGCACGCATGGCCACCCTCGGCGAAGAGGTGCGCGACCCGCGGCGCACCCTGCCGCGGGCGATCATCGGCGCGCTGGCCATTGCGCTGGTGGTCTACGGAATCGTCGGATGGCTGAGCCTCAGCGTCCTCGGAGCGGAACAGCTCGCGGCATCCGACTCCCCGCTCGCCGACCTTGTCGGAAGCGGCTGGGAGGTTCCGGTGCGGCTGCTCGCGGCGCTTGCCTGCCTGGGCTCGCTGATGGGAATCCTCGCCGGCCTCAGCCGCACTAGCCTGGCCATGGCCGGCCAGCGCGACCTGCCCGGGCCGCTCGCGCGGGTCTCCCAGCGCACGCACGCGCCGATCGTGGCCGAGGTCACGGTCGCGGTGATCGCCATCGTCGGAGTGATCGTGCTGGAGCCCGCCCGGCTGGTCGCGTTCTCGAGTTGCGCGGTGCTGGTCTACTACGCCATCGCGCACCTGTCCGCGCTCAGGCAGACCGAGGGCGCCTGGCTGCCGCGCGCGGTTCAGGTGGCCGGGATCATCGGATGCTTCGTGCTTGCGTTCACCCTGCCGTGGCAGGCGATCGTGGGTGCCGCGGGGGTGCTGCTGCTCGGGGTCGTGGCCCGTGCGTTGTCGCTGCGCGCCCGTTCGCCGCGCAGTTGA
- a CDS encoding glycoside hydrolase family 3 protein yields MVDLTASPFNLDADGVRWVRDTIDSLTLEEKIGQLFINLNTSFAPEYLDRIVGTYGVGGIRYMGAGSTAVQEHIRYAQSKAKVPLLVASNPEMGGFGSIDDGTLVATHLSAGSHPDKSIARDMGRVAGRETAALGCNWAFAPIVDIHYNWRNTVISTRSFGNTPDVVIERAKEYFDGLSESNSVAAMKHFPGDGIDERDQHVVTTYNTMDYDEWSATFGRVYRELIDHGVQSIMIGHIGAPELSRHFRPGMTDAEVMPATLAPELLQDLLRDELGFNGLILTDASMMVGMTQAMRRRDAVPASIAAGCDMFLFFRDPEEDLRYMLDGYRSGVITDERLQEALERILGLKATLGLHTTPREQLVPGPEALQVIGSAEHHAIAADIADKTVTLVKDTQGNLPLDPAKHRRIRLYGVSGQADFTGVDPSGFLDIAREELEAVGFDVHVFKNALQRAAEGEEHVYFHTVMGEEANEKYSEQYDAAIVFANVAGFAQEASIRIKWSTPMAAEIPWYVTEVPTVFVSLFQPNHLIDVPMVKTMVHAHAPSREAIHATVEKLIGKSQFTGTFNENVWCDTFGTQL; encoded by the coding sequence ATGGTCGATCTCACCGCCTCCCCCTTCAACCTCGATGCCGACGGTGTTCGGTGGGTGCGCGACACCATCGACTCGCTCACGCTCGAGGAGAAGATCGGGCAGCTATTCATCAACCTGAACACGTCATTCGCGCCCGAGTACCTCGACCGCATCGTCGGCACCTACGGGGTGGGCGGCATCCGCTACATGGGAGCCGGATCCACCGCGGTGCAGGAGCACATCCGCTACGCGCAGTCCAAGGCGAAGGTGCCGCTGCTCGTCGCGTCGAACCCCGAGATGGGCGGCTTCGGCTCCATCGACGACGGCACCCTGGTGGCCACGCACCTCAGCGCCGGCTCGCACCCGGACAAGTCCATCGCCCGCGACATGGGTCGGGTGGCCGGCCGGGAGACCGCCGCGCTCGGCTGCAACTGGGCGTTCGCGCCAATCGTGGACATCCACTACAACTGGCGCAACACGGTGATCAGCACCCGCTCCTTCGGCAACACCCCCGACGTGGTCATCGAGCGGGCCAAGGAGTACTTCGACGGCCTGAGCGAGTCGAACTCGGTCGCCGCGATGAAGCACTTCCCGGGCGACGGCATCGACGAGCGCGACCAGCACGTGGTCACCACCTACAACACGATGGACTACGACGAGTGGTCCGCGACCTTCGGTCGCGTCTACCGCGAGCTCATCGACCACGGCGTGCAATCGATAATGATCGGCCACATCGGCGCCCCCGAGCTGTCCAGGCACTTCCGGCCGGGAATGACCGACGCCGAGGTGATGCCGGCCACCCTCGCCCCCGAGTTGCTGCAGGACCTGCTGCGCGACGAGCTCGGCTTCAACGGCCTCATCCTGACCGACGCGTCGATGATGGTCGGCATGACCCAGGCGATGCGACGCCGCGACGCGGTCCCGGCTTCGATCGCCGCCGGCTGCGACATGTTCCTGTTCTTCCGCGATCCCGAAGAGGACCTGCGCTACATGCTGGACGGCTACCGTTCCGGGGTGATCACCGATGAGCGCCTGCAGGAAGCGCTCGAGCGCATCCTCGGCCTGAAGGCAACGCTCGGCCTGCACACCACGCCGCGCGAGCAGCTGGTGCCCGGGCCGGAGGCGCTCCAGGTGATCGGCAGCGCCGAGCACCACGCCATCGCCGCCGACATCGCCGACAAGACCGTCACGCTGGTCAAGGACACCCAGGGCAACTTACCGCTGGATCCGGCGAAGCACCGCCGCATCCGCTTGTATGGCGTGTCCGGCCAGGCGGACTTCACCGGCGTCGACCCGAGCGGCTTCCTCGACATCGCCAGGGAAGAACTCGAGGCCGTGGGCTTTGACGTGCACGTCTTCAAGAACGCCCTGCAGCGCGCCGCTGAGGGCGAGGAGCACGTGTACTTCCACACCGTGATGGGTGAAGAGGCGAACGAGAAGTACTCGGAGCAGTACGACGCCGCGATCGTGTTCGCGAACGTCGCGGGCTTCGCCCAGGAGGCGAGCATCCGCATCAAGTGGTCGACGCCGATGGCCGCGGAGATCCCCTGGTATGTGACCGAGGTGCCGACCGTGTTCGTGTCACTGTTCCAGCCGAACCACCTGATCGACGTGCCGATGGTGAAGACGATGGTGCACGCGCACGCCCCGAGTCGCGAGGCGATTCACGCAACCGTCGAGAAGCTGATCGGGAAATCGCAGTTCACGGGCACGTTCAACGAGAACGTCTGGTGCGACACCTTCGGCACTCAGCTCTAA
- the eda gene encoding bifunctional 4-hydroxy-2-oxoglutarate aldolase/2-dehydro-3-deoxy-phosphogluconate aldolase, with the protein MDSLTELARIGIVPVVTVDDAATAPDLAAALAAGGIGAAEIALRTPDGLEAIKRAADVPGVIVGAGTVLTPEQVDQAVDVGARFIVSPGLNPAVVERAQELLVPVLPGVATASEVQAALRLGVNQLKLFPASVLGGTRLLDALRGPFPDVSFLPSGGVSIQNAVEYARHPSVFAIGGSWMVERSLIAGGRFDEVTRLSAEAVALIRG; encoded by the coding sequence GTGGACTCGCTCACCGAACTCGCCCGTATCGGAATCGTCCCGGTGGTGACCGTGGACGACGCGGCCACCGCACCGGACCTGGCCGCCGCCCTCGCCGCCGGCGGCATCGGCGCCGCCGAGATCGCACTGCGCACTCCGGACGGGCTCGAGGCGATCAAACGCGCCGCGGACGTGCCCGGCGTGATCGTCGGCGCCGGCACGGTACTCACGCCCGAGCAGGTCGACCAAGCCGTCGATGTCGGCGCCCGGTTCATCGTCAGCCCGGGGCTGAATCCCGCCGTCGTCGAACGTGCGCAGGAACTGCTGGTGCCGGTGCTGCCCGGGGTGGCGACGGCGTCCGAGGTGCAGGCGGCGCTCCGGCTGGGCGTCAACCAGTTGAAGCTGTTCCCGGCTTCCGTGCTCGGCGGCACCAGGCTGCTCGACGCGCTGCGCGGGCCGTTCCCGGATGTCTCGTTCCTGCCGAGCGGCGGAGTGAGTATCCAGAACGCGGTGGAGTATGCGCGGCATCCGTCCGTCTTCGCCATCGGCGGCAGCTGGATGGTCGAGCGCAGCCTGATCGCCGGCGGCCGGTTCGATGAGGTGACCCGGCTCTCGGCCGAGGCCGTCGCCCTCATCCGCGGGTGA
- the gndA gene encoding NADP-dependent phosphogluconate dehydrogenase, translating into MSETGAEQANIGVVGLAVMGSNLARNLASREGNTVAVFNRSYAKTETLVTEHPEAGFIPAQTYDEFAASLSKPRTAIIMVQAGRGTDAVIDELVKVFEPGDIIVDGGNALFTDTIRREKAVRETGINFVGAGISGGEEGALNGPSIMPGGSAEAWQTLGPILKSIAAIAEGEPCVTHVGTDGAGHFVKMIHNGIEYADMQLIAEAYDLIRRGTGKSPAEIAEIFAEWNKGELESYLIEITAEVLRQTDASTGKPLVDVILDQAGAKGTGAWTVQSALDLGIPVSGIAEAVFARSLSSKPAQRAAATALPGPSTAFTVADADAFVEDVRQALYASKIIAYSQGFDAIVAGAEEYGWDIKKGEIAKIWRAGCIIRAQFLNRIAEAYAADPELVALVTAPYFTEAVSSAQDAWRRVVIAATQAGIPSPAFSSSLAYYDGLRADRLPAALVQGQRDFFGAHTYKRVDRDGTFHTLWSGDRSEIQAVDTH; encoded by the coding sequence GTGTCCGAAACTGGCGCAGAACAGGCAAACATCGGCGTAGTGGGACTGGCGGTGATGGGCTCGAACCTCGCCCGTAACCTCGCCAGCCGCGAGGGGAACACGGTCGCCGTGTTCAACCGCAGCTACGCCAAAACCGAGACCCTGGTCACCGAGCACCCCGAGGCGGGCTTCATCCCGGCTCAGACCTACGACGAATTCGCCGCATCGCTCTCGAAGCCGCGCACCGCGATCATCATGGTGCAGGCGGGACGAGGCACGGATGCCGTGATCGACGAACTGGTCAAGGTCTTTGAGCCCGGCGACATCATCGTCGACGGCGGCAACGCCCTGTTCACCGACACCATCCGCCGCGAGAAGGCCGTCCGCGAGACGGGCATCAACTTCGTCGGTGCGGGCATCTCCGGCGGCGAAGAGGGCGCGCTGAACGGCCCGTCGATCATGCCCGGCGGCAGCGCCGAGGCGTGGCAGACGCTCGGCCCGATCCTCAAGTCGATCGCCGCGATCGCCGAGGGCGAGCCCTGCGTGACCCACGTCGGCACCGACGGCGCGGGACACTTCGTGAAGATGATCCACAACGGCATCGAGTACGCCGACATGCAGCTGATCGCCGAGGCCTACGACCTGATCCGTCGCGGCACCGGCAAGAGCCCGGCCGAGATCGCCGAGATCTTCGCCGAGTGGAACAAGGGCGAGCTCGAGAGCTACCTGATCGAGATCACCGCCGAGGTGCTGCGCCAGACGGATGCCTCCACCGGCAAGCCGCTCGTCGACGTGATCCTCGACCAGGCCGGCGCCAAGGGCACCGGCGCCTGGACCGTGCAGTCGGCGCTCGACCTCGGCATCCCGGTCTCCGGCATCGCCGAAGCGGTGTTCGCCCGCTCGCTGTCCTCCAAGCCGGCGCAGCGTGCCGCCGCGACCGCCCTGCCCGGACCGTCGACCGCGTTCACCGTCGCCGACGCGGACGCCTTCGTCGAGGACGTGCGCCAGGCGCTGTACGCCTCGAAGATCATCGCCTACTCGCAGGGCTTCGACGCCATCGTGGCCGGCGCCGAGGAGTACGGCTGGGACATCAAGAAGGGCGAGATCGCGAAGATCTGGCGCGCCGGCTGCATCATCCGGGCGCAGTTCCTGAACCGCATCGCCGAGGCCTACGCCGCCGACCCCGAGCTGGTCGCCCTGGTCACCGCGCCGTACTTCACCGAGGCCGTGTCCTCGGCGCAGGACGCCTGGCGTCGTGTCGTGATCGCGGCAACCCAGGCGGGCATCCCGTCGCCGGCGTTCTCGTCGTCGCTCGCGTACTACGACGGCCTGCGTGCCGACCGATTGCCGGCCGCGCTCGTGCAAGGTCAGCGCGACTTCTTCGGCGCGCACACCTACAAGCGCGTCGACCGTGACGGCACCTTCCACACCCTGTGGTCGGGCGACCGCAGCGAGATCCAGGCGGTCGACACCCACTAG
- a CDS encoding catalase: protein MPDEQGDYATGEDRAILTNRQGHPVYDNQNQRTVGPRGPATLENYQFLEKISHFDRERIPERVVHARGFVAYGEFEATGKWGDEPIAKYTRARLFQEAGKKTDLAIRFSTVIGGRDSAETARDPRGFAVKFYTEDGNWDLVGNNLGVFFIRDAIKFPDVIHSLKPDPVTFRQEPGRIFDFMSQTPESMHMLVNLFSPRGIPADYRHMQGFGVNTYKWCNAAGETVLVKYHWQPRQGVKSMTAADAARIQATETGHASKDLFEAIENGDYPQWDLYVQMMSDDEHPELDWDPLDDTKTWPEQDFEPKLIGTMTLNRNVSDHHNENEQIAFGTGVLVDGLDFSDDKMLVGRTFSYSDTQRYRVGPNYLQLPVNSPKARVSTNQRGGQMSHLLDLGEGQNPHVNYEPSITGGLREDHYRTEDIEGPELHGRLTRARIPRTNDYLQPGQRFQLMETWEQDDLVLNFVTLISQATRAVQERMLWHFYLADDDLGARVGEGLGIRVDEIRSLPPLPGQTLTDEDKRRLENLGSNGPRDVQGLTMTHCVPNQRVLAAA from the coding sequence ATGCCCGACGAGCAGGGCGACTACGCCACCGGTGAAGACCGCGCCATCCTGACCAACAGGCAGGGACATCCGGTCTACGACAACCAGAACCAGCGCACGGTCGGACCCCGCGGCCCGGCAACGCTGGAGAACTACCAGTTCCTCGAGAAGATCAGCCACTTCGACCGCGAACGCATCCCGGAACGCGTCGTGCACGCGCGCGGCTTCGTCGCCTACGGCGAGTTCGAGGCGACCGGCAAATGGGGCGACGAACCGATTGCCAAGTACACGCGCGCACGGCTCTTCCAGGAGGCAGGCAAGAAGACGGATCTCGCCATCCGCTTCTCGACCGTGATCGGCGGCCGCGACTCCGCCGAGACCGCCCGCGACCCACGCGGGTTCGCGGTGAAGTTCTACACCGAAGACGGCAACTGGGACCTGGTCGGCAACAACCTGGGCGTATTCTTCATCCGCGATGCGATCAAGTTCCCGGATGTCATCCACTCGCTGAAGCCAGACCCTGTCACCTTCCGCCAAGAGCCCGGCCGCATCTTCGACTTCATGTCGCAGACCCCCGAGTCGATGCACATGCTCGTCAACCTGTTCAGCCCGCGCGGCATCCCCGCCGACTACCGGCACATGCAGGGCTTCGGGGTGAACACCTACAAATGGTGCAACGCCGCCGGCGAGACCGTGCTCGTGAAGTACCACTGGCAGCCTCGGCAGGGCGTGAAGAGCATGACTGCGGCCGACGCTGCCCGGATTCAGGCAACCGAGACCGGGCATGCCTCGAAGGACCTGTTCGAGGCGATCGAGAACGGCGACTACCCGCAGTGGGACCTGTACGTGCAGATGATGAGCGACGACGAGCATCCGGAACTCGACTGGGATCCGCTGGATGACACCAAGACCTGGCCGGAACAGGATTTCGAGCCCAAGCTGATCGGCACCATGACGTTGAACCGGAACGTCTCCGACCACCACAACGAGAACGAGCAGATCGCGTTCGGCACCGGCGTGCTGGTCGACGGGCTGGACTTCTCCGATGACAAGATGCTGGTCGGCCGCACCTTCAGCTACAGCGACACCCAGCGCTACCGGGTCGGCCCGAACTACCTGCAACTGCCGGTGAACTCGCCGAAGGCGAGGGTGTCCACCAACCAGCGCGGCGGGCAGATGTCGCATCTGCTCGACCTCGGCGAGGGGCAGAACCCGCACGTCAACTACGAGCCGTCGATCACGGGCGGACTCCGCGAGGACCACTACCGCACCGAAGACATCGAGGGCCCCGAGCTGCACGGCCGGCTCACCCGGGCGCGCATCCCGCGCACCAACGACTACCTGCAGCCCGGCCAGCGGTTCCAGCTCATGGAGACGTGGGAGCAAGACGATCTCGTGCTCAACTTCGTCACCCTGATCTCCCAGGCCACGCGTGCGGTCCAGGAGCGGATGCTGTGGCATTTCTACCTGGCCGACGACGACCTCGGCGCCCGGGTGGGTGAAGGCCTCGGCATCCGGGTCGACGAGATCCGCTCGCTCCCGCCGCTGCCGGGCCAGACCCTCACCGACGAGGACAAGCGTCGGCTGGAGAACCTCGGCAGCAACGGTCCGCGCGACGTGCAGGGGCTGACGATGACCCACTGCGTGCCGAACCAGCGGGTGCTCGCGGCGGCCTAG
- a CDS encoding FAD-binding oxidoreductase: protein MILDELRSVAQVITPGDDEWETARHSHAGPSEPDVIVRARSVSDVSAAVRHAVDAGLPVAVRGGGHSAWQSIPGGVLVDLSPLDQIELDGTIVHLGGGATWGAVVSTLAEQRLGISSGDTASVGVGGLTLGGGIGWMVRAWGLAADQLVGVQLVTADGEVLEVSAQSHPELFWALRGGGGNFGIVTRFDFAAHPLPAIVWTTLALDGDKRAVLRRLRDLMRAAPREVTATYMDVPPMDPSAPAGATVSVCVIGDDVEHAGRLLAPLIELDGVSVAEIGVKPYRDILLETPAAEPGAPMPSFIGGNILTSDLDDALIDDLASFREEYPMSVLFLRTLGGAYADVAQSDSVFPARDAEFFAMAAVFEIPGMPGPNREVVEQQWEAIEARGHGMYGNFSTSTEPSVAEKVYPPEIYSRLAAVKREWDPQNLFSRNHNVQPA from the coding sequence ATGATTCTGGACGAACTGCGATCGGTTGCTCAAGTCATCACGCCGGGAGACGACGAATGGGAGACTGCCCGGCACTCACATGCGGGACCTTCCGAGCCTGACGTCATCGTGCGGGCGAGATCGGTTTCGGATGTCTCGGCAGCAGTCAGGCACGCGGTTGATGCCGGGCTGCCGGTCGCCGTCCGCGGTGGCGGTCACAGCGCGTGGCAGAGCATTCCCGGCGGGGTGCTGGTCGACCTCAGCCCCCTCGATCAGATCGAACTCGACGGCACCATCGTGCACCTCGGAGGCGGCGCCACCTGGGGTGCCGTCGTGAGCACGCTCGCCGAACAGCGGCTGGGCATCAGCTCCGGAGACACTGCGTCGGTCGGCGTCGGCGGGCTCACGCTCGGCGGCGGCATCGGCTGGATGGTGCGCGCCTGGGGCCTTGCCGCCGACCAGCTGGTCGGCGTGCAGCTGGTCACCGCCGACGGTGAGGTGCTCGAGGTGTCGGCGCAGTCGCATCCGGAGCTGTTCTGGGCCCTGCGTGGCGGCGGTGGCAACTTCGGCATCGTCACCCGGTTCGACTTCGCCGCCCATCCGCTTCCCGCGATCGTCTGGACGACCCTCGCACTCGACGGCGACAAGCGGGCAGTGCTGCGCCGTTTGCGGGACCTGATGCGGGCGGCACCGCGCGAGGTCACCGCCACCTACATGGACGTGCCGCCGATGGATCCGAGCGCGCCGGCGGGGGCGACGGTCAGCGTCTGCGTGATCGGTGACGACGTCGAGCACGCGGGCCGGCTGCTGGCTCCGCTCATCGAACTGGATGGCGTGAGCGTCGCGGAGATCGGGGTGAAGCCCTACCGGGACATCCTGCTCGAGACTCCGGCGGCGGAGCCGGGGGCTCCGATGCCAAGCTTCATCGGCGGCAACATCCTGACCAGCGACCTGGACGATGCCCTGATCGACGATCTGGCGAGCTTCCGTGAGGAGTATCCGATGTCGGTGCTGTTCCTGCGCACCCTCGGGGGAGCGTACGCCGACGTTGCCCAGTCCGACTCAGTCTTCCCCGCGCGCGACGCGGAGTTCTTCGCGATGGCCGCGGTGTTCGAGATCCCCGGCATGCCCGGGCCGAACCGTGAGGTTGTCGAGCAGCAGTGGGAGGCGATCGAAGCGCGCGGGCACGGGATGTACGGCAACTTCTCGACTTCGACCGAGCCCTCAGTCGCCGAGAAGGTCTACCCGCCCGAGATTTACAGCCGGCTGGCGGCCGTGAAGCGCGAGTGGGACCCGCAGAACCTGTTCTCACGCAACCACAACGTGCAACCCGCCTGA
- a CDS encoding FadR/GntR family transcriptional regulator, with protein MATSLHSRVVDEIGRPIVDGDTPAGAIMLADTIEKRLLVSRSVVREAVRVLQSMGLVESIKHLGIRVLPQSRWNFYDPLLIRWRLDGTNRAAQIRSLTEVRCGAEPLAAEMAARYCPPAMANELCALAEKLREAAGEGDMDRFVELDLQFHSTLFRASGNELFSMLQKPVAEILERRVELGLIPENPLDESLQKHLAAATAIRDRDPERARAAMATVMQRAMDDLAPMWEQTPRVFTL; from the coding sequence ATGGCGACCAGCCTTCATTCCCGAGTGGTCGACGAAATCGGCAGACCCATCGTCGATGGGGATACTCCAGCGGGCGCAATCATGCTCGCCGACACGATCGAGAAACGGTTGCTGGTCAGCCGATCGGTGGTGCGCGAAGCGGTGCGGGTGCTGCAGTCGATGGGTTTGGTCGAATCGATCAAGCACCTCGGCATCCGGGTGCTGCCGCAGTCTCGCTGGAACTTCTACGATCCGCTGCTGATCCGCTGGCGGCTGGATGGCACGAACCGTGCCGCCCAGATTCGGTCACTCACCGAAGTGCGCTGCGGTGCGGAGCCGCTCGCCGCCGAGATGGCGGCCAGATATTGCCCGCCGGCGATGGCGAACGAATTGTGCGCGCTGGCCGAGAAGCTGCGCGAAGCGGCAGGCGAGGGCGACATGGATCGCTTTGTGGAGCTCGATTTGCAGTTCCACAGCACCCTGTTTCGGGCATCCGGCAACGAGCTGTTCTCGATGCTTCAAAAGCCGGTGGCAGAGATTTTGGAACGGCGGGTCGAATTGGGGCTCATTCCGGAGAACCCGCTCGATGAATCACTCCAGAAGCATCTGGCAGCCGCCACCGCCATCCGGGACCGAGATCCAGAGCGGGCGCGAGCCGCGATGGCGACGGTGATGCAGCGCGCGATGGACGATCTCGCGCCGATGTGGGAACAAACCCCGCGCGTCTTCACCCTCTGA